In Colletotrichum higginsianum IMI 349063 chromosome 3, whole genome shotgun sequence, a genomic segment contains:
- a CDS encoding RNA polymerase II transcription mediator has protein sequence MLWTRHLAQQFVASFHFVHRRHDLELLGPNDKIREVKQDPEQKEVDPLPPDEFKDGLAELARDLIIKEQQIEVLISTLPGLDSSEADQERYIRELEDELKVAEAQRQDAIKEKDQILAKLDEVIRSIRRP, from the exons ATGCTGTGGACCAGGCAC CTCGCCCAGCAGTTCGTCGCGAGCTTCCACTTTGTCCATCGACGTCATGatctcgagcttctcggtCCCAATGATAAAATCAGAGAGGTCAAGCAAGATCCCGAACAGAAGGAAG TCGACCCCCTCCCGCCCGATGAATTCAaggacggcctggccgaACTGGCGCGCGACTTAATCATCAAAGAGCAGCAGATCGAAGTCCTCATATCCACCCTTCCGGGTTTGGACAGCAGCGAGGCCGATCAGGAGCGCTATATACGGGAATTGGAGGACGAGCTGAAGGTTGCCGAGGCGCAGAGGCAGGATGCgatcaaggagaaggaccAGATCCTGGCAAAGCTCGACGAGGTAATCAGGAGCATTCGCCGGCCGTGA
- a CDS encoding putative Glutathione s-transferase gives MHALRRSLLQQWPRCSQLTFLPLVHSDLISTWPPLRQGRKKRLELLYPEPPTTHHHDLASFLSYAERTGLDTFSTVYVGTHYEYTVSLTLSQYGIQAVRVGGASDNGIDLLGTWGIPSRTKPIRVILQCKGGTQRIGPSLVRELEGSFIGAPVGWRGDGVIAFLVSEKTASKGVREALGRSRWPMGFVSCSRDGFVQQMLWNHRAEEEGLRGLGVTMRHAETGDDKSQIVLTYNGKRVGSVTKTDVSRL, from the coding sequence ATGCACGCTTTACGGCGCTCCTTACTCCAGCAATGGCCCCGCTGCTCACAACTCACCTTCCTCCCCTTGGTCCACTCAGATCTCATTTCAACATGGCCACCACTAAGACAGGGTCGGAAAAAACGCCTTGAACTGCTTTACCCTGAGCCTCCAACAACACACCACCACGACCTCGCGTCGTTTCTTTCGTACGCAGAACGCACCGGTCTCGACACGTTTTCGACTGTCTATGTCGGAACCCACTATGAGTACACGGTCTCCTTGACACTCTCCCAGTACGGCATCCAGGCCGTCCGGGTCGGTGGAGCCTCGGACAACGGCATAGACCTCCTCGGCACATGGGGCATTCCCTCTCGGACCAAACCTATCAGAGTAATCCTCCAATGCAAAGGAGGCACTCAGCGTATCGGCCCCTCGCTAGTCCGGGAGCTGGAGGGCTCCTTCATCGGCGCTCCTGTCGGCTGgcgcggcgatggcgtcaTCGCGTTCCTGGTCAGCGAGAAGACCGCGAGCAAGGGGGTTCGGGAGGCTTTGGGACGGAGCCGCTGGCCCATGGGCTTTGTTTCGTGCTCCAGGGACGGTTTCGTGCAGCAAATGCTTTGGAACCAccgggcggaggaggaggggctAAGAGGTCTTGGGGTCACCATGCGCCATGCCGAAACTGGGGACGACAAGTCGCAGATTGTCTTGACGTACAACGGCAAGCGAGTTGGCAGTGTTACCAAGACGGACGTGTCTAGGCTTTGA
- a CDS encoding Pyrimidine 5'-nucleotidase, whose protein sequence is MPARLPPRISRSLSSPIRPPGSFCSHNTKYFTSNRAPEPTRPALLLRPSFQYPPSRLYSSISSMDPIKPQANGVLTPKPVLFFDIDNCLYPRSSRVQDHMAQLIDEYFAKHLSLSWEDAVKLHKEYYTNYGLAIEGLVRHHQIDPLEYNSKVDDALPLEDILKPNPKLRQLLEDVDKSKCTMWLLTNAYVNHAKRVLKLLGIEDLFDGLTFCDYGQQPLVCKPAKEMYLRAMREAGVEKMEDCYFVDDSYLNCQKAQGYGWNVAHLVEEDLPVPQTPASAHQIRHLRELRDVFPQFFKSKNV, encoded by the exons ATGCCGGCCAGACTCCCACCTCGCATATCCAGAAGCCTCTCCTCGCCCATTCGGCCTCCCGGGTCGTTCTGTTCACACAACACCAAATATTTTACATCTAATCGCGCACCCGAGCCTACCAGGCCTGCTTTGCTGTTGCGTCCTTCCTTTCAGTACCCACCCAGCCGATTATACTCCTCGATATCATCCATGGATCCCATCAAACCCCAGGCGAATGGAGTGTTGACTCCCAAGCCAGTGCTTTTCTT TGACATTGACAACTGCCTGTACCCCAGAA GCTCAAGGGTCCAAGACCACATGGCACAGCTGATTGACGAGTACTTCGCGAAGCATCTTTCCCTCTCCTGGGAAGACGCGGTCAAGCTGCATAAGGAGTATTACACCAATTACGGGCTCGCTATCGAGGGCCTCGTACGGCACCACCAGATTGACCCTCTGGAGTACAACtccaaggtcgacgacgcgctgcCCCTCGAAGACATTCTAAAGCCCAACCCCAAGCTGCGGCAACTtcttgaggatgtcgacAAGAGCAAGTGCACCATGTGGCTTCTGACCAACGCCTACGTTAACCACGCCAAGCGCGTGTTGAAGCTGCTGGGTATCGAGGACCTGTTCGACGGCCTGACGTTCTGCGACTACGGACAGCAGCCACTGGTCTGCAAACCTGCCAAGGAGATGTACCTGAGAGCCATGCGGGAGGCGGGcgtcgagaagatggaggatTGCTACTTTGTTG ACGATTCATATCTGAACTGCCAGAAAGCCCAGGGCTATGGCTGGAACGTGGCACACCTAGTAGAGGAGGATCTGCCAGTGCCACAAACGCCAGCATCCGCGCACCAGATCCGACACCTGAGGGAACTCCGAGACGTCTTCCCTCAATTCTTCAAGTCAAAAAACGTTTAG
- a CDS encoding Retinol dehydrogenase — translation MSFNPDRDIPDLSGKVILVTGGNVGLGKQTILQLSKHNPKHVFLAARSETKSVAAIEEIRKVVPNAAPITYINLDLTSFDSIKQAVKDFHAHSESLHILVNNAGIMATPAGVTKEGYEIQFGTNHLGHALLTKLLLPTLKKTATASSPPQDVRIINVASSAEASSPATDTYKFDKLKTDMASTSTVTRYGVSKVANIHHARALSRRHPEIRSISLHPGVVNTNLTNGVVASWPIMKPFMFVFKLFSTSVWNGTKNQLWAAVSPDARSGEFYFPVGVTGKGSKQSRDKALEEALWNWTEKELEGHV, via the coding sequence ATGTCGTTCAACCCGGACAGAGATATACCCGACCTTTCAGGCAAAGTCATCCTCGTGACTGGAGGAAACGTCGGCCTGGGGAAGCAGACCATTCTACAGCTCAGCAAGCATAACCCGAAACATGTTTTTCTTGCAGCTCGTTCCGAGACCAAGTCAGTAGCCGCCATTGAGGAGATACGCAAGGTCGTGCCAAATGCGGCGCCCATCACCTATATCAACCTCGACCTCACGTCCTTTGACAGCATCAAACAGGCTGTCAAGGACTTCCACGCCCATTCGGAAAGTCTTCATATACTCGTCAACAACGCAGGCATCATGGCTACGCCGGCTGGCGTCACAAAGGAGGGCTATGAGATCCAGTTCGGCACCAATCACCTCGGCCATGCGCTGCTCACAAAGCTCCTTCTTCCAACTCTGAAGAAGACAGCTACGGCTAGTAGCCCGCCCCAGGACGTCCGCATTATCAATGTCGCCTCCTCCGCAGaggcctcctcgcccgccacTGACACCTACAAATTCGACAAGCTCAAGACAGACATGGCCTCTACCTCGACAGTCACCCGCTATGGCGTTTCAAAGGTGGCCAATATACACCATGCCCGCGCCCTGTCTCGTCGCCATCCTGAGATTCGATCCATTTCTCTGCACCCTGGCGTTGTCAACACCAACCTTACCAATGGCGTAGTCGCCAGTTGGCCTATCATGAAACCTTTTATGTTCGTGTTCAAGTTGTTTTCTACCAGCGTGTGGAACGGCACGAAGAATCAGTTGTGGGCTGCTGTCAGTCCCGATGCCAGGTCGGGCGAGTTCTACTTTCCCGTTGGTGTTACGGGCAAGGGTTCCAAGCAGTCGAGAGACAAGGCTCTCGAGGAGGCACTCTGGAACTGGACCGAGAAGGAGCTTGAGGGGCATGTGTAA